The following DNA comes from Acidobacteriota bacterium.
CCCGCGGAGGAAAGTCCGGACTCCACAGGGTAGCGCGCTGGGTAACGCCCAGGCGGGGTGACCCGACGGAAAGTGCAACAGAGAGCAGACCGCCAGCGGCCGGCCGCTTTCGGCCGGTGCGGGCAAGGGTGAAACGGTGGGGTAAGAGCCCACCAGCGTCCCGGGTGACCGGGGCGGCTCGGCAAACCCCGCGCGGAGCAAGGCCAAATAGGGGGGCGATGGCGTGACCCGCGCCGCCCCCGGGTAGGCCGCTCGAGGCGGCGGGCAACCGCCGTCCCAGAGGAATGATCCTCCTCCCCCCAGGGGAGAACAGAATCCGGCTTACGTCCGGCTCCCCCGACACCTCGATCTCCCGCTCCCGGGAGGCCGGCGAATGGAGGCGAGCGGATTGGACCGCGTGCGCAGGCTCCGGGAACGCGTGCTCGCCGAACTGGAGCGGATCGAGCCGCGCATGCGCGACCTCGCCGCGGACCTCCACCGGCGTCCCGAACTCGGCCTCCGCGAGGAACACGCGGCCGGCCGGCTGGCCGCGGAACTCGAAGAGGACGGGTTCGAGGCCACCGTGGGGATCGGCGGGCTGCGCACCGCGTTCAAGGCGCGCCGCGGGCACGGGCGGCCGGCCGTGGCTTTCCTCGCCGAGTACGACGCCTTGCCCGGGTTGGGGCACGCCGGCGGGCACAACCTGGTCTCGGCCGTCGCCTACGCGGCCGCGTCCGCGCTGGGCTCGGTCGTCTCCGAGACGGGCGGGACGATTCTCGTCGTCGGCGCCCCCGCGGAGGAAACGATCGGCGGCAAGGTGGTGTTGGACGCGCGCGGGGAGCTGGACGGGATCGACGCGGCGCTTCTCGCCCATCCCGCGGGAGAGGACCTCGTCCGCGTCGACAGCCTGGCTTCGTGGTCGATGGAGGTTCTCTTCGAGGGGCGAGCCTCGCACGCCGTGGTGGCGCCCGAACGGGGGATCGACGCGCTCGATGCGATGATCCGGCTCTTCGTGGCGCGGGACGCGCTCCGGGAGGAGCTCGGGCCGGAGGTGCGGATGCCGGGGGTGATCCTCGAGGGCGGGGTGCGTCCCAACGTGGTTCCCGACCGGGCGCGGGCGCGTTTCAGCCTGAGGGCGGCGACCGCGCGGGAGCTGGTGGACCGCGTGGTTCCCGCCTTCGAGGCGATGGTGGCGAAGATCGCGCGGGAGACGGGAGCGAGAGCCCGGGTGAAGCCGGTCGACAACCTCTACCACGAGTTCACCTGCAGCGAGGCGCTGGCGCGCCGTTACGAGCGCCACGCGAGCGAGCTCGGGCTCGCCGTTCGTCCCGGGCCAGGCCGTCCCTTCGGGTCGCTCGACGTGGGGCGTCTCTCGCAGCGCGTTCCGGTGCTTCATCCCCTGTTCCGGATCGGCCCCCCGGATCTCGCCAGCCACACCGAGACCTTCGCGAGCGCGGCCGCGTCAGGGACCGCGCTCGACGCGGCCGCACGGGTCTGCCGCGCGCTGGCGCTGACGGCGCTCGACCTGCTCGCCGACCCCGCGGCGGTGGCCGAGGCGCAGGCGGAGAGGAAGGGGAGCGGGGCCGTGCGGGAGGCGCCGTTGATCGTCGAGGCGGGAGCGCCGTGAGTTCCCGATCCCTCCCGTCGGGACTCGCTCCGGGTGCGCGGATCGCCGTGGTCGCGCCCGGGTCCCCGATCGACCCGCCCGCGCTCCGGGCGGGGATGGAGCGGCTTCGTTCCTGGGGTTACCGCCCCGTCGCCGCCCCCCACCTCCGCGCGCGGCGGGGCGACCTGGCCGGAAACGACCGCGTGCGCCTGGCGGACCTCGTCTGGGCGCTGAGCGACGACGGCATCGACGCCGTCTGGGCCGCGCGGGGCGGCTGGGGCGGCGCCCGGCTGCTCGGGGGCCTGCCGGCGGCGCTCGTCCGAGGCGGCACGCGGAAATGGCTCTATGGCTTTTCCGACCTGACGGCGATCCAGAACCACCTCGTCGGCCACGGCTGGTGCACGTGGTACGCGCCGCTCGTCGCCGACCTCGGACGTCCCGAA
Coding sequences within:
- a CDS encoding amidohydrolase, coding for MEASGLDRVRRLRERVLAELERIEPRMRDLAADLHRRPELGLREEHAAGRLAAELEEDGFEATVGIGGLRTAFKARRGHGRPAVAFLAEYDALPGLGHAGGHNLVSAVAYAAASALGSVVSETGGTILVVGAPAEETIGGKVVLDARGELDGIDAALLAHPAGEDLVRVDSLASWSMEVLFEGRASHAVVAPERGIDALDAMIRLFVARDALREELGPEVRMPGVILEGGVRPNVVPDRARARFSLRAATARELVDRVVPAFEAMVAKIARETGARARVKPVDNLYHEFTCSEALARRYERHASELGLAVRPGPGRPFGSLDVGRLSQRVPVLHPLFRIGPPDLASHTETFASAAASGTALDAAARVCRALALTALDLLADPAAVAEAQAERKGSGAVREAPLIVEAGAP